The Callospermophilus lateralis isolate mCalLat2 chromosome 15, mCalLat2.hap1, whole genome shotgun sequence genome window below encodes:
- the Mss51 gene encoding LOW QUALITY PROTEIN: putative protein MSS51 homolog, mitochondrial (The sequence of the model RefSeq protein was modified relative to this genomic sequence to represent the inferred CDS: inserted 1 base in 1 codon), with protein sequence MAPRLRRRRHKKSPTVAPVVVIPPTVVTPLPLTLSKPGPSIDAHGFFSLDSNVPGLSQLILQKLNMKSYEEYKLVIDGGIPVSGFGFQCPQEMFQRMEDTFRFCAHCRALPSDLSDFKVLRHCKRCRNVYYCGPECQRSDWPVHRKVCQELRLVAVDRLMEWLLVTGDFVLPSGPWPWPAEVVQDWNTWFSMRGLQIDATLNAILGSHAMTSLWASVGRPRPDPDDLKGSLRRLLTDVLSRPLTLGLGFRVLGIDVRKTGGSTVHVVGASHVETFLTRSGDYDELGYMFSGHLGLHVIMVGVDVSADFLHSTSASPLEPGTIQLSGHRSLYHYFWEEQIETGKIAYPDMVVAFHPGFHASLNLMEAWLPTLLLLRDYKIPTLITVYSHQELAASLQILVNLDIHVTAYGANPFTSLKPEQVYSNPNKQPVYCSAYYIMFLGSSCPLDXRQLEEKVDGVA encoded by the exons ATGGCTCCACGCTTACGGCGACGGAGGCACAAGAAATCCCCAACAGTGGCTCCCGTGGTTGTGATCCCTCCCACAGTTGTGACTCCTCTGCCTCTGACTCTCTCAAAACCTGGCCCTAGCATTGATGCACATGGCTTCTTCTCCTTGGACAGTAATGTTCCTGGTCTGTCCCAGCTGATCCTTCAAAAGCTGAACATGAAAAGTTATGAAGAATACAA GTTGGTGATAGATGGGGGTATCCCTGTATCAGGCTTTGGATTTCAATGTCCTCAAGAAATGTTCCAGAGGATGGAGGACACATTCCGATTCTGTGCTCACTGTAGAGCACTCCCTAGTGACCTTTCAGACTTCAAAGTTCTTCGGCACTGTAAGAG GTGCAGAAATGTCTATTACTGTGGCCCAGAGTGCCAGAGGTCAGATTGGCCAGTACACAGAAAGGTTTGTCAAGAGCTTCGTCTTGTGGCTGTGGATCGTCTCATGGAATGGCTTCTGGTTACAG GTGATTTTGTCCTACCCTCAGGACCTTGGCCATGGCCGGCTGAAGTTGTACAGGACTGGAATACCTGGTTTTCTATGAGGGGGTTGCAGATAGATGCTACACTGAATGCTATACTAGGCAGTCATGCTATGACCTCCTTATGGGCCAGTGTAGGAAGGCCGAGGCCAGACCCAGATGACTTGAAGGGCTCTTTGAGGCGACTCCTGACAGATGTTCTGTCACGGCCTTTGACTCTGGGCCTAGGATTTAGGGTCCTAGGGATAGATGTTCGGAAGACTGGAGGAAGTACAGTGCATGTGGTTGGTGCGTCCCACGTGGAGACATTTCTCACTCGTTCTGGGGACTATGATGAGCTTGGCTATATGTTTTCTGGACACCTTGGCCTCCATGTGATCATGGTGGGTGTAGATGTATCTGCTGACTTTTTACACAGCACCTCAGCTTCACCTCTGGAACCTGGCACAATTCAGCTTAGTGGCCACAGGAGCCTCTATCATTACTTCTGGGAAGAGCAGATAGAGACTGGGAAGATAGCCTATCCAGATATGGTGGTGGCATTCCATCCAG GTTTCCATGCATCCCTGAACTTGATGGAAGCTTGGCTGCCTACCCTGCTGCTACTTCGTGACTATAAGATCCCTACATTGATTACTGTTTACAG CCATCAGGAATTGGCAGCCTCTTTACAGATTTTGGTGAACCTTGATATACATGTCACTGCATATGGAGCTAACCCTTTCACATCCCTTAAACCTGAACAGGTCTATTCCAACCCCAACAAGCAGCCAGTATACTGCAGTGCCTACTACATCATGTTTCTTGGAAGCTCCTGCCCGCTAG AGAGACAATTAGAAGAGAAAGTGGATGGTGTGGCTTAA